CCCAGAACCCCTTGATTACAACGGTTTTTGGGCTTCAGAGGTTGTTCACGGCGGGGGATAGAGGTGCGTTGTGTGGCTTAGTCCGTCTAAAAATGCCGGTTCTTTCGTTGCCAGGGGTGCCAAAAGAGCCTCTCTAACCCTCTGGGTCGGCCGACTGGGTTGATCTCGAGTGCTCCGGTATCCACCAATATGCCAAGAGTTGTTGCTTAGACTTGAGTCAAGCCAAGGAATATCGGATCGCTTGCAGAGTCGTAGGGGCTTGCGGGCGGGCGTCTCGGTAGGCCTGGGTGAACTGGAGAGCAACTGTGCACGACGGGCCGCTGGCCGAGAGTGCATTGAGTTCACCGGTTTCGTCGCGGACAGGCGACGGCCGGTCTGCTCGTGGTGCCCGTGAACGTGCCCAGAGTCGACAGCGCATCCTGTCGTCTGTTCGTGACATTGCGGCGGCCGACGCTGGTACCGAACTGAAGATCGAGGACATCGCGCGAGTCGCCGGCTGTTCCCGGGCCACAGTTCACAACCACTTCCCCCACGCGATCCCCGGCATCTTCGAAGCGCTGGCTGTCGAGACCATCGAGACAGCCATCCGCCGTTATCGGATTGATTCAGAGAAGTACTCCGGCCTCGACAAGCCCCGGCACTTCATAGGTTTGACTGCAGACGAGTTCTACAGGGCCGGCGATCTAGCCGTCGTGATGGTCAGAGCTTCAGTTGACCAGGCCACAGACAGTCCTTGGCCCTGGGGTCTCGGATACCAGACCACGATCGACTGCTACGACGAAGCAGCTGAAGATGACGACCTGCCAGGTACATCCGCGGACCTAGCAGAGGTCACACACATCCACTTCTACGGTTCCGTCTACCTGTGGGCGCTCGGCAGACTCGACGGCGACAGGTTCCTTCAATCCGCGAAAAGCAGTGTTGACCTGGCCTTAAACGCATTGCAGGCCAGCCGATGAAACGTTTCGCTGGCCGCCGGCCCGAGCAGAGGACCCGTCGTCCTCTTCGCCGTAACAACCGTCTACGGCTTGTTCGGGTATTCCTTGGCGTCACGCTGTTCGCTTCGACAGTGGCCACCCCGGTAGGAGTCTCCGCTGCTTCAACAGTCGTAGAAGCCGAAAACGTCGGGAAAACCCTTCCGGCTTCAATGTCCAGTCGAACAACCACACGGGTAACCACCCAAACGTCCTCCAGCACAGAGTTCTTCGAC
Above is a window of Acidimicrobiales bacterium DNA encoding:
- a CDS encoding TetR/AcrR family transcriptional regulator, translated to MNWRATVHDGPLAESALSSPVSSRTGDGRSARGARERAQSRQRILSSVRDIAAADAGTELKIEDIARVAGCSRATVHNHFPHAIPGIFEALAVETIETAIRRYRIDSEKYSGLDKPRHFIGLTADEFYRAGDLAVVMVRASVDQATDSPWPWGLGYQTTIDCYDEAAEDDDLPGTSADLAEVTHIHFYGSVYLWALGRLDGDRFLQSAKSSVDLALNALQASR